Genomic window (Aedes albopictus strain Foshan unplaced genomic scaffold, AalbF5 HiC_scaffold_40, whole genome shotgun sequence):
gtcgagaaaacctcgggaattgttgcttgccaccgggaatttccaaaGTTCTAAAATTTGTAAGTCTCCAGAAGCAACTGTTGAACTTAATATCATAGTGGGTGAACTGGCATTAAAACAATTCTTGGAAATTAATATCTTGTCGCCGAGTCATGACAATTTAAGTTAATCATTgtgatgttacctaacatcacaatttAAACAATTTCATATTCATATTCTAAAGAACATTCTGGTGGAAAGACTGGCTGAGACACATACACATATTTATacactccaaaaaatcttcaCGTCCCTATTACCTGAAAACATATGTGGTTTTCGTCCACCATACTTTTCATGTAAGAATGACATGATTCGAAGGTAAGGGAACTCACAACTGAGAGATATGTGGTTACCGGAAATTCATGTAAAACTTACATGGTTTGAACAGTAGCtttgttctatttttttattcaatttctaATACTTTAAAAGAGAAATAACAAACACTGCACATAATTTAACTTTCATTTTATCCATTTTTATTCCAAATATGTATAATaataaatttgtgaaacaaaACTTTGACGGCAAAATAGGTTCAGCTCTTGGAAGAGTTTTATCAGGCACAACTCCAGTCCAGACCAGGTTTGTTCCTGAAAATACGCTATGTATTCGTAGTAGATATCTTATGAGACATCTAAAATCCAGCTAAGGATGATAATTTCACGCCTAAAAGCTTAAAACTTAACTATTTATTATAAAAAGCAAGTAAATTGCGACGTCACGATGGCAAAGATAAACAAATCGACGCCATGTTGGCCACTCACGATGCAAAATCACTCATTTTTTGCATACCTGATAATCAAGTCACTGTTACATGAAATTAATGTCAATCTGACGTGACCCCAGGTGagttttacatgaatcatgtgaAAGAAGTCAAAAGAGTGAAAACGCAAGTCTACGTGATTTTTCACGTCAATTGGACGTGAAGACTTTTTAGCGTGTAGATTCATATGACACTTATGCATTTCAGGAtgtacatgttccagaaaatATCAAGCgtcctttaaggacagacttgttagaatcccaaaatgccgcaatggccgactttggcacctactcacgatttcgagtgcacaaatctcttcgtaaacaaaaccagcgcacctgatcttcttatttgaagcttattacaagtgagcaagaacagaataataaaatgcactgttgtttgaagcttgcttcatgagatttgtgcttttgaagttctggtgcacttttggagcgggatttcaagacgtttgtccttaaaagttttataaaacaacGAAAATATAACTTCTTTAAGAAAATATCCTTGTATAATCCCTAGGAGAATATCTGATATAGCCTTTGTCCTTTGAGCGAGAAGTCTTTGAGACATTTTGATAGTATGCTGATAAAGttttgaatgaatgaattgcgccaagaagaaattcaaattaaaaattatgaaaatctgGATAAGAATTCTGGTGAACACATTCTTACAATTTAAAAATAGTTAGtaaaaaacatttgaaagaatattttcatttcattttcattttcattttgcagcatttggtggggcaatgagagcgcaagtcagtccaaagccgatgataaggaggggtaatggctgaatagtctttgctgaccacataaacgccatgggataggaaaagggtattttggtgtgggattagggtgttggtgcagacttgacgatatcaatgctattcagatgcaaaataactttaaggctcaatagtgaatcgcataccttccaaaaccaaaaaacaataatccacaaaataccaagcaagtcatagaaagaaaaagcgcccgattgtttattttgtcaattataacaaacggaaacttctaccctctccgactcgccagtcaccccggaaaaaatgtcccttcagtcctggaaaatatattatccccaattaagcctttaatcgaattgtccgcgtggtcttgtagtacccctgctaggtaagaatcagtcattgccatacatattaaatgctagacatgaccccatggatagcatttgcatatgtaaaagctttgctgatgtgactttcctattaggcaattctctcatctcatgtttgtcttcaaaaccttatcaagcttagaaaattgaagttgataaacaatacattacaaggttcgaattcccatagaatgagaacattcattcgcactacaacaccataggagataataccacattggctgattgcagtacaaatgtgaaaaatctcccttttccccctatccgcaacccggggacgcgtcctgttggatttcgaaagcctcggagaatattacaaaccttcaatggcattcccataaactaacccacattgcccattcaggggtctgactgggcctatgaccctccctcagtttgtaatattctctccaacttggaattatattttcccggcacataaatgacttcgacaaatgttcgatatactatgcagcgtcatgatcagtataactatatcagatgacttggagatctgattcttacagaattgtttgccattgattatacattcagctattctaatcattactgcaaaggccatcgaccacaagcctgaaatcaaagcttcctggaagatataatccaagcccagggaaaaaacatttaaaagaatatttgaagagattttttatatctgatgaaattcctcaactaacatttattgtgaatgtaaacgtcaacaaagcgtcctcaatacggcttgatgctgagttactgtgttgtacatatggacggaagcttctatggaagccctataccaatgaatctggcgaacttaatccacttgtacatgctgtgcgatcagcttctatgccacctagtcatagctcttttctcggctcctatataaccactaactgaataacatcttgagaaggcgctttttcagccttttcgcagttgttaaataatagttttacggcatctccaaactaaacgattaaatataattaggctATGGATACcgcgacgcaatacatgtggaactggaattatcacttttaaaattgaataattaaagtacttgccgctacttggaatcgaactcccgatctccgtatccactggtcccgatgatgtcctcgctgccacactgctgtatacaaataacatagaaaataacccgttttgttttactccagagtccagacaaggcttcataattgtgccacaagaaaccttacccaacttcatattgctgcaaaagcttgtgaaacgtcaaacgcaataatgttttaCGCAAAgtgctgctggtttgtggatttgtcagtataacgaattgtactgtatagtagcagctgttttgttattggggactcctattcgatttattcaagttttcacatctacatcttccgggaaatctcccggagttggaatagagtggagtaaaggcaaccccagtgacaagtgatagatttctgaaaaccgagtttggtaggtatgatgcttgttttgcagtcgtgtattagcttatgatttatattcgactagcttcccttttattcagcgttgactgcttttattcgatggttacacaacagaaagcaaatgactgaagcttatagcgctgaaaatgttagttgggtcgaCAGGCTTAAGATTGAACCCAAGATCTCCTGCATACGATTCCGGTAGTCACTAGCCCAAAACATTCAGGTCTTCTCTGATGTTACTATTTCCAAAATAATATTAATATGCCTTATACATTTATTTCCAGGGATGGTAAATACGATCAAGCCATAAAGGAATACGACTTGGCCATTGAGAAGTGTCCAGTAACAGAGACCAACGATCTGTCTACCTTCTACCAGAACCGAGCAGCCGCCTATGAACATCTCCAAAGATGGACGGCCGTAATCGATGATTGTAGCAAAGCTCTCCAGTGCAATCCCAAATACCTGAAAGCTCTCAAACGAAGAGCTAAGGCTTACGAGCAGCAAAAGGAACTGGCGGCGTCCCTGGAGGACACCACGGCTGCCTGTATTCTCGAAGGGTTCCAAAACAAGCACACGCTAATTTTGGCCGATCGTGTCCTAAAGGAACTGGGAAAACAACACGCCCAGGAAGCTCTTAAGGAGAAACAAAACGTTCAACCGTCGAAATTCTTCGTTAAAAATTACTTTGCTTCGTTCTCGGACGATCCCATTAAGAAGCTGGTCATTGCCAGCACTGAACCAAAGGGTTTCGTCAAAGCAAAGCTTCTGTTGGATCAGGGACAATACGAGGGAATCGTTGCCGCATGCACCGAAGAAATCGAATCCAGCGAAGCCGAATCGGAATACAAAGTCGAAGCTCTGCTCTTGAGAGCCACGTTTTATATGCTAACTGCAAACTATCCGGAAGGAACCGCTGACCTGGAAGCGGTCATCGCATCGGAATTGGCCGACAAGAAAATTCGCTCAAATGCCCTGATAAAACGAGCATCTCTTGCCATGCAAACGCAACCCAACACACCAGAGGAATGCTTCCGATACTTCAGCATGGCCGAGGATCTGGATCCGAAGAACAGCGACATCTACCACCACCGTGGACAGGTTTACATTCTGATAGAACGTCTCGAAGACGCCATCGCTGATTTTGAAAAGGCATGTTCTCTTAATCCCAGCTCTGGAATCATTGAGATCCACCGGTGCTACGCCAGCTATAGGTTAGCTCTTACCAACAAAGACGAATACGCCCTCCGTAAGGTGATGGACGGTTTCCGAAACGCCATCGAACGGTTCCCGGATTGCGTCGAATGCTACAGCCTGATGGCCCAGGTGCTATCCGATCAGCAAGAGTTCTCGGAGGCCGACAACTTCTACAACAAAGCCATCAAAATCGAACCGGAAAATGCCCAGATTTTCGTCCACAAGGCACTTCTGCAGCTCCAGTGGAAGGCGGACATCGTGGCCGCCGTGGAACTGATCGAAAAGGCCATCCAGGTGGACGACAAATGCGAGTTTGCGTACGAAACCCTCGGAACCATCCAGGTCCAACGGGGAGAGCTGCAGGAAGCGATCAAGCTCTTCGACAGTGCCATCAAGCTGGCCAAGACGGAGATGGAGCTGATCCATTTGTACTCGCTCAAGGATGCGGCCATCGCGCAGGTTAACGTGACGAAAAATATGGGACTGGACATTAGGAACTTTGTCGGCATGGGGCAGCCGTCGTTCTAAAGTGAGTATGGAATTCTTTGCTTTTGCCGTTATCAAAATGTAATGAATACATTTACTTTTACAGAACATCACACCCCTCTAACGCAATGCTTTTATCTACCTTCACCAACCGAGTTGACTAAGCAGCTTGATTCCGCATAGCGCCAAAATTGTAAGTTAATTTTGTTCATCTTCTGGAAGATTGTTTGCCAGGAGAGCGCGTAATAGATTGTAACAATACATTGTGCTAAATTTCCTTATTTGTAGTTAGTATCTGTCTTTATTTTGCTAgaaaataaatacttgtttcgAAGCAGCGACCTAAACAAATCCAACAATGGCAAGAACAGTAAATGCAGATTATTTGAAATTgtggtaattttaaatcttaagcCGTACATACAAACGATTGTATGATAGATGCAATTGAATACAATAAGAAGTtatgtttaaatttgtttttcaTTTTAATTTACATTTATGATGACCAAATTCCATCAATGATTTAACCCatttacgcccagtgatctattcatagatcagtaacttttgcgataattgcggagaaatgaagcattttggaagactggtgtcttcagcaaagttgttgaggagatcAAAGACTCTCCGATAGTACagaatttagtacgtattcgctccagtaggtggcgctagtgatcctgaaacattgtgctttggtaggtgtttcgtcaacagccattgccaatatcgCCACGCTCGTATCTTGAGAATtcaactacatagaaaaattgtgACTTcatcaaagttgatcaggacatcaacagctatccgacagtgaactagttggttgtaggtttgtccgctaggtggcgcaagtgggctttaAAACTTATAAATGTTTGTATCTGGAGAATCAGACTTCacagaaaaatttcagaatttcgtctttgacaaggtcgatcaggacatcatgagctatccgatgctgaactagttgattctaggcttatccactaggtggcgctagcgagtcatagaaattcatATCTTCTATTCTATCtattgtcttcagcaaagttgatcaggacatcaagagctatgcGATAATGAActggttggttctaggtttatccgtggcgcaagtgggctctaaaaattctgaacttctctatctagagaatcagactacatagtagaagaatttcgtcttcggcaaagttgatctgggcatcaagagctacccgataatacagtagttggttgaagatttatccgctaggtagcgttagtgagccctaaaaattctgaacttttgtATCTCgataatcagactacatagaaaaatttcgtcttcggtaaggtcgatcaggacatcactagctatccgatagtgagctaGTTGGTTAAAGATTTATCCGCTAtgagttttagaaattcttagctgctgaatctcgaaaatcaggTTTATCttctaggtgacgctagtgagccctccaatttctgaacttctgtatctcgagaattagACTACATTGAAGAATTTCGTCGTcgaaaaagttgatcagagtaCATCAAGGGCTTACGGATAGTGAACTAGtaggttctgggtttatccggtaggtggcgctagtgagctctgaaaattctgaatttctgtatctcgagaatccgactacatagaagaattttgacttcgacacatgcttcgacaaggtcgatcagggcatcaagagctatctgatagtgaactagtgtgataatgggtattatcggcaggtttgttctcttcgtcatggggggtttttggcagccaaattgcctgaaacttggccatataattcagcctagttaggaaggatttgagaccaactctgagtgcaataggtttcaaaaaaaccccaaagacgaagagaacaaaacggccgagaataggtaatttcccctagttGGTTGTaaatttgtccgctaggtggcaagtgggctctaaaaattctcaaCTAATATTGGTAAAGTAGTTTGTACGATAAAATAAAACTGCTTGGCTACGAATTGAAAACAACACCAGTTAGGTATCAAACAGCCGGCTTATTTCACATAAACTATTCATATAATTTATAGCTaaatatatagcgcatttagttcaccactggactatcgcactagttgtcacgagtgcgaaaacgctaataaaagtgcgcgattgcatcaaatcaactcggtgtcttcagagcacttgttcaccatagattgaagaaatagtgcgccgaagacatcaacctgatttgatgcaatcgcgcacttttatttacgttttcgcacttatgaagtcgcagttcgcagtccagtggtgaactaaatgcggtataatgttgaacaaaatatgttataactttgagcgttcattccgcttgattgaagtcatctatgagatagtcttgtcttgtaataaaaaataaataactttcgaatgctccaaaaatacgttcaaaatttaaggtGACCCagcttgccccgcggccgtttatatggagattatatggaatgtatcgcataagaaaaatggctaaaaaccattttattttttatttccaatgagagtgaataattttcaaccaatgccccaaacttttgtatattcatacatgctggtcatctaacaaaattattaacataatcaaaacatgagtaatgcgcccgaaaatggcactgacccatcttgccccgccccaccctacatcaTCATATCTAAGAACTAGCACCACGATTGAAATGGTGGGTGGGTACACAGTTCGGAACTTCCGGatgatttttgaaggaacttccggGAGAACTTCCTatgaatattcctggagaaatttttggaggcactcctggacgatttcctggaggaacttttgaagaaacttgtagaggaacttctggagggattttcggaggaattcctggagaaattcacggagcagtttctcgaggaattctcggagaagttccagaaggattttttgacgGAATACATTtacgaattctcggaggaattccctgttggaattccttgcggaattcctattCTGGCGTTTTGAtaacatgatggtcagggatcacagccgtCAAAACGTTCCACgctttaccagggcttgcgacctgtagccatgatgatttccgctatgggaaatCATGTTGTCTAGCGGTGTTGaaatccttgcggaattcctgaagaaattctttatggGAACATCAGGAGACATTCCTACCCAAGAAATaaaagtagctgaataacagtttcttaagctaaagtttgctgaaTAGTGGTTTATTCCGTTCGtatacaacaaaaatgtttgctgggtagagaaatttctggaatggaggaattctccacattTATTACGTGTATGAATTTTCCTCCCATTATTTCGAGCATAAATCTGAAAACCCATCCAGCGTATTGGTCTGAGAATGCATTGTGAGTAAACAAACAACGAGTAACAATTCCAGATCAGCTTGCTTGATGGGTTTCCAGATTAGTGcaaatcttcagcaaagttattaagGATTTCTATCGCTGCCAGGAGATTAATCAACTAATCTCACATTTTAccgccacgtggcgctagtgtacatagataCTTTCGATCTGATAGACAGAGTACGATCTTCGGCGAAGATATTCAGAATAACGATCAACGAATAACTTatcatttttcggctttcagtaacAGAAAAGCGTGTGCTGTACGCGCCGGAATTAAAATCAAACCTTATATCAGTGAAAAAATTGGCATTCATAGAAGTTGTTATTCCAAGCTAGTTTATTCAACAtacttaaaattttcattttataattattgcttAACCAGCAATATTAGTTTATTTGGACATCTCGTCCGGTTCATAGCTGGGGCTTCCAGAATGACTCCAACTCGACGCAAGAAGCGTTTCCGCGCTGATTTCAACCTTTTTCAAACGTTTCCAATAGTCACGAGCCCTGTTCAAATAGGCAAGCCGTTCCAGAAAAGCTTCGTATCCGTAGTCATCCTCTGTGAACGGTAGTGCTCCAAGCTCTCCGTCTTCTTCCGAACAGTACGGATCTTTGAGCCAAGTTCGGTCCACCGGTTTTTGCATTTCCAGGCGCTTCGTTCGACGATGGTGCTCCGGCAGTTCCGAAAACGAGTTACTGTAGATGCAAAAATCAATTTAAGGTTATACCTGCAAGGTTCACGTTAACCTACCTGGAAAATGCATAGTTCAAAGCTTGTGCCACCAAATACTTAGTCGTTTCGTTCCGTAGAATGTCGTGAATTCGTTCGTCCGCATCGAAACTGTTCAACTGAGCCAGCAAGCTCGGTCGAATCAGACCAAACCGTACCAGGTGCATTACGTCACTTACGGAGTCTTGTCTGTTATCCCAATCTTCCCGAAGCCAAACACACGCCGCATAGAATACGTCCGTTTCGGAAAACACCCCGATATAGCTGGACTTTAGCAGCATGCTCAGGTCATCCAATGGCATTTGGGTGAATTCACTGGTAGCAACCAGAGGCAGAAAGAATGCGCAAATCCTTTTCAGTAGCATATTCTTGAGAATTGCTTGCTGATGCCGTGCCGCTTCGATGTACAACAGAAATGCTCGGTCTTCCATCAACGCTTCGGTGCTGTCCATGCTGATCCAGCACTGATCGGTAAGATGCTTAATTCTTAGATACTCAGCCGCGACAAAAACCTCCACGAAGTGCTCCCGCTGGATGTCCGCCTTCGACGAGAGCATCCAGTCGTAGATTATCTGGAACGCTTGCGGCGAAACCTTTTCCTCCGGCAGCTGTACCACCCGTTCGTTGTCCAGCTCGTCGAACATCTCCGAGTAGCAACGGAGCAGCAACGCGTGACACTCGAAAATGGTGTCGCCTATCCGGATCTGGATATCCGGTTTGCGGAAGTTTTTCAACCGCTGATCTATGAGGCCGAGGTGGTTGATCTTCTCGTCGAACTCGATCTCGTCCCAGTGTTCCGTGTGGTTCGGATCGTAACCCAGTTGGAGCAGGGATGGAACTTCCTTCCGGTCGGACATTTCGTTTTTGGGTTTTCGATCAAGGAGCGATGAGAGTGACAGTCGGGCAGGTGGCTGATAGCGTAGATTGCTGTGATTAATCAGCCAAGCGTCCATTTATAGGACAGTGCGACAGTGCTGGGATACCTAGGGACAGTGGACAGCACTTTTAAAGAGAATCACACAATATTTCAGCATACTGTCTTCGGAGATGTTGTTCAGAAGAtctatacaggtatgttccgtttttatcaacacggtccgcgattttcagttgacaaaaacggaatagtgataaaaacagaataattttctttgacaaaatattttgcaacatttttatataaattggaagatttactgtagaacacattttataagtaaaaatatgcaattgattatgaaatttaattgttttttatatcttttagcacatcttggttgcacagttcaaattacagttttctgactgtgacgtcgacaagaggtttttaccacatttgtgaccacaggtttgaaaatttattttcgttgaacgcaagaatggcacatattacagttccagtatCTGGATTGACGTTTTAAATtatgacatacttccaggaatgattCATCTTCAAgaacgtaatttcgatatcctaacaaaaaaggatatgtttacttcTTTCCGGAACGCATTTCTCTACGATTTTCATCTTAACAGATTCCTATGAAAGTTTCAACTAGGAtactacttgatacttgatgggctacaactcgtagcggtgagtctacgccgaatgaagcattcgcctccactggtctcggccctgggccaatcgcttccagtcatccTTAACGTTCAGAGCCCTTagatcctcctcaactgcaaaaagccaccgtgtgcgcggcctaccacgaagccgacgacccctacctggttctctgctgaatatggttttagcttgtcgttcctgcggcatacgagctacgtgcccagcccaccgcagcctaccgtgttttattcgcttctctaggatgttttcagaaaatcttcaggaatttttctaagcaatcacttgtattttctccagaatattggatcctccaagaagttcctctagaattcttgtaggttaccttgtaccGTGTCGCtcgtttatcttttggaattcgatagggGGTCGTCCATAAACGACGTAGCATTTTTTAGACGATTTTTTATACTCCTCCCCCTTGCCATACCTTTAACATGGTTCATAGCATAATCAGAAACTCCCCCGCTcttctaaaatgctacgtcattcatGGACGGACCctaagattttttagagaaaagaggttctgcctcttataatttcttcagaaatttcttcttggatcAACCTACATGTCTCTTTTTTAATTTtacctggagtttctttggggatcccaccaggaattggaatttttTAACCATACTTATGCATTATGCTGGGAACCGCTCGCTGACGTTGTGTACGGTTTGGAGCTGGAATGGCCCCAATGCAtaaggtgggctaagaaaatcattctgggatttagTCCTTGTTCAtcaattcatccaataattgctttggagattcaccaagattatacttttgaaatataggagtttctccgtttcttcaaaatttcctacgggatttcttctaagactgctttctgaaatccctccaggaatttttttaacgatatttctccaggggttctttctgggattccttcaacagtttttctagaatttcatcagaagttctttcttggattctttaaagattttcttatgatattttttttattttgttttggtatttttgcgcagtagaaacatctacacctactggaactttcagAGTTTTTCCAATACGATTTTATCTTTCATCTATGTTATTTCCTCATGATTACTTTAGATGAAttagccttgggctgaaaatctagttaataaaaataatattacaATTATAATAATTCCCGATTTATTTTTACTACGtttctgggaatctcccagaagttcagTTTAgtaat
Coding sequences:
- the LOC115262164 gene encoding mitochondrial import receptor subunit TOM70, translating into MASTGSTGSTFPKWQLAVLIGAPVALGIGYLYWKKSTEAEEGSGDKLTKKKLGEIKDKTISLDGDERSRSQQDAPAKKKAPTPLEEAQKHKNEGNTHFRDGKYDQAIKEYDLAIEKCPVTETNDLSTFYQNRAAAYEHLQRWTAVIDDCSKALQCNPKYLKALKRRAKAYEQQKELAASLEDTTAACILEGFQNKHTLILADRVLKELGKQHAQEALKEKQNVQPSKFFVKNYFASFSDDPIKKLVIASTEPKGFVKAKLLLDQGQYEGIVAACTEEIESSEAESEYKVEALLLRATFYMLTANYPEGTADLEAVIASELADKKIRSNALIKRASLAMQTQPNTPEECFRYFSMAEDLDPKNSDIYHHRGQVYILIERLEDAIADFEKACSLNPSSGIIEIHRCYASYRLALTNKDEYALRKVMDGFRNAIERFPDCVECYSLMAQVLSDQQEFSEADNFYNKAIKIEPENAQIFVHKALLQLQWKADIVAAVELIEKAIQVDDKCEFAYETLGTIQVQRGELQEAIKLFDSAIKLAKTEMELIHLYSLKDAAIAQVNVTKNMGLDIRNFVGMGQPSF
- the LOC109404608 gene encoding kelch-like protein 18 codes for the protein MDAWLINHSNLRYQPPARLSLSSLLDRKPKNEMSDRKEVPSLLQLGYDPNHTEHWDEIEFDEKINHLGLIDQRLKNFRKPDIQIRIGDTIFECHALLLRCYSEMFDELDNERVVQLPEEKVSPQAFQIIYDWMLSSKADIQREHFVEVFVAAEYLRIKHLTDQCWISMDSTEALMEDRAFLLYIEAARHQQAILKNMLLKRICAFFLPLVATSEFTQMPLDDLSMLLKSSYIGVFSETDVFYAACVWLREDWDNRQDSVSDVMHLVRFGLIRPSLLAQLNSFDADERIHDILRNETTKYLVAQALNYAFSSNSFSELPEHHRRTKRLEMQKPVDRTWLKDPYCSEEDGELGALPFTEDDYGYEAFLERLAYLNRARDYWKRLKKVEISAETLLASSWSHSGSPSYEPDEMSK